The sequence below is a genomic window from Candidatus Baltobacteraceae bacterium.
ACCGGCGCTTCGCGCTTGTACGCAAGACCCTGCTCGTACAGCCGTAAGAAGAGCCATTGATTCCATCGATAGTATGCCGGCTCGTACGTCGCGATCTCGCGCGACCAATCGTAACTCGTGCCCATGAGCCGAATCTGGCGCTGCATGTTCGCGATGTTCTCGCGCGTCCATACGTTGGGATCGATGCCGCGCTGGATTGCGGCGTTCTCCGCGGGCAACCCGAATGCGTCCCAGCCCATCGGATGCAGCACGTTGTAGCCGAGCATGCGATGCATGCGCGCGACCGCGTCGCCGATCGAATAGTTCTTCGCATGTCCGACGTGAAGATCGCCCGACGGGTACGGGAGCATCTCGAGCACGTAGTACTTCTCGCGCGCGTCGTCTTCGGAGGCGCGATAAATCGCGCGCTCTTCCCAGCGCTGCTGCCATTTGCGTTCGACGGATCGGAAATCGTATATCTCAGCCATATCGTGCAGTGGGTTGCAATACCGGGCGCGTCCGCCCAACCCTTTCCTGCGCGGCACGATCGCGTGAAAGCAACGGTATGACACGCATACTTCTCATCGGCGCCGGTATCGTATTTGCCGCGATCGCGATCTGGCATCGACCGCCGCACGGCGGCGCGCTCGCCTTAGCGCAAAGCACGAGCCCTCGGGCGCCGGCCGCCGCGATGCGTCGGCACGGTGCGGCGACTCGGGGCGGGCCTCTGGTGGTCTACGTGGTGGGGGCGGTCGCGCATCCGGGCCTCTACGCGCTTGCCGATGGGGCCCGCGCCGCGGAGGCCGTCCGGCGCGCGGGCGGGTTGTTACCCGCGGCCGACCCCATGGCCATCAATCTCGCGGAACGCCTCAGCGACGGCGAAGAGCTAGCGGTTGTGCGTCTCGGCGAGATCGTACCGGCTCGCGCGCGCGCACCTTCTCGCACGCGCCAACGCCGCTCGCGTTCCGTCACCCACACCGCGCCGGCGGCGCCGATCGAATTGAACGCGGCCGACGCCGCGAGCCTGGAGCGGTTGCCGGGCATCGGTCCGACGCTGGCGGCGCGCATCGTCGCCTACCGCGAGTTGAACGGACCCTTCGGTTCGCTCGACGAGCTTGCCGACGTGGCCGGCATGACCGACCGGCGCATCGAACAGGTCTCCCCTTTTCTTCTCGTGCATTGATAAAAGTGCAAGGGTACGATAAAAGTCGCGCGAATTGCGGCGGGAGATGCAAAGCGAGCAACGGCCCGACCGCGCGACGCTGCCCGCGATCATTCGGCATGCGCTCGCCCAGAGTCGCAGCGACGTTCTCGTCGAGCGCGGCGGCGAAGCGTGGGCGGGGATTTCGAGCGAGCGGCTTCTCGAACGCGTAGAGAACCTCGCTTGCGCCATTCGCGACGCCGGTTTAGCGGCCGGCGATCGGGTCGCGCTCGTCTCGGTCAATCGAATCGACTGGATCGTCGCGGATTTCGCGGCGCTCTTTGCGGGCTGCGTCGTCGTTCCGATCTTTCCGACGCAGGCGCTCGATCACGTACGGTTTATTCTGGAGGACTCCGACGCCAAGCTGCTCTTCGTCGACACGCCGGAGGCGGTCGCGCGCCTGCGTACGCTCGCGATGGTGCTGCCGCCGATAGTGATTTTCGATCCGGGCACCGATGAATCGCTCGCGCAGTTCGAAACCCGCGGCGCGGCGGCCCGCGCGCGACTGCCCGGCGCGCCCGCGATTTTCGAAGCGCAGCTTACGCCCGACGATCTGGCGATCTTGATCTACACCTCGGGAACCACGGGAGTTCCCAAAGGCGTGATGCTCTCCCACGACAACCTCGCGTTTACCGCGCAATCGTCGTTCGGTTACGCGTTCGAGTCGATCGAACGCAACGCCGCCGTACTCTCGGTGCTCCCGTTTTCGCACATCTACGAGCATTGCATCATCTACGGGTACATGATTGCGGGCGTGCGCCACCACATCTCGCACTCCGCCGACGAGTTGCTCGCCGACTTACGCCACGTGCGTCCCTACGCGATGACCGCCGTTCCCCGCATCTTCGAACGCATGCTCGCGGGCATCATGGGCAAGGCACTCGCGGCCGGCGGCGCGCGGGCGCGGCTCGTGCCGTGGGCGATTGCAGCCGGACGCGACTACATGACCGCGAAAACGCGCGGGGTGCGCCCGGGCGCGGCGCTCGCGCTGCGATACCTCCTCGCGCGCGCGCTGGTGTTGAAAAAAATTCGGCCGCTGCTGGGTTTGGATCGGCTCGCGTTTTTCGTGAGCGGAAGCGCGCCGCTGCACGTCGATACGGCGATGACGTTCTTGGGGTTCGGCGTGACCGTTCTCGAAGGGTACGGACCGACGGAATGTTCGCCGGTGGTTACCGTGAATCGATTGGAGAGCAACCGTTTCGGAACCGTTGGCCGGCCGATCCCGGGCGTCCAGATAAAACTTGCCGCCGACGGCGAGATACTCGTTCGCGGCGCCAACGTGATGCGAGGGTATTATAAGGACGCTAGCGCGACCGCCGCCGTCATGGAAGACGGCTGGTACCGGACCGGTGACGTCGGAGAGATCGACGCCGATGGCTTCCTGAAGATTACCGACCGCAAAAAAGAACTCTTCAAGACATCCGGCGGCAAATTCGTCGCGCCCGCGCGCGTTGAGAGCGCGATCAAACGCTCCGTCTCTATCGCTCAGGTCTTGCTCGTGGGCGACGGACGCCCGCATCCCGCCGCCCTGATCGCTCCGGATTGGCCGCTCGTGCGAGCCGAACTCGGGCTCGACGCTGCGCTGCCGGTTGACGAACTGGCAAAACGCCCCGACGTCGTTGCATTTTTAACCAACGAGGTTCGCAAGGCGACCGCCGATTTGGCCACCTTCGAACAAGTTCGGCGCATCGTCGTGCTGCCGCACGAATTGACGGTCGAAGCCGGGGAGCTTTCCCCGACGCTAAAAGTCAAACGGCGCGTCGTCGAGGAACGCTACAAGGCCGAAATCGAACGCGCCTATGCCGCGTCCGTGCCCCGAAACGAGGGCGCATGAGCCATCGCGTAGACGAGGTCCTCAAGGGCCCGATCAAGAGCAAGACCGTCTTCCCGGTGCTGATCCTGCACCTGGTCGCCGTGCAGCCGGATCACGGTTACGGGCTCATGCAGCGCATCGACGCGCTCTGCGGCGGGTTGATCGCGGTAAACACGAACAAGATCTATCCGCTGTTGCGGCGCCTCGAAGAGCGAGGCTTTCTTTCTGCAACGTGGGATCATCCCACGAAGCGCTCGCGCCGAATCTATTCGATCACGCCGGAGGGGCAGGCTCGGCTCGCGCGGATCAAAGACGGCATGCTGCCGTATCTCGAGACGATCGTCACCGCCGTAAGCGCGCTCAAATACGAGCTCTATGGGAGCGCGTAATGCGGCGCTCCTGCGGGGAGCTTTATGCCGTTTCTAAACCTCGTGCATCTGCGCGACGCGCTCTGCGTAACCTGCGCGGCGCCGATCGCCGACGCGGGATCGCGCTCGTTCATCGTCGATGCCGGCGGCGATCCGATCTACTTCGCGACCGAAGATCCGCCGGCGGAGATGGTCGTCGAACTCGTCTGCCCGAACGCGCACGCAAGCGTTCTGCACGTTCCCAATGAAATCTCGGCCGAAGAAGCGTTGATGACGCCCGACGACGCGCCGATCGGCCGCGATGCAACGCTGACGAGCGGCACGACGGAATCGGGCAAGGATCTTCCGTAACGACGCCTTCACGCGTTCGCATGCCAGAAAAGTGGCCGGAAGGGGGAAGCCCCAAAAAACGCGATGTAAGGTCTATGAAGCTCGTGCGTTTCTCCGCTGCCACCATGGCAGCGCTCTTTGCGTTTACCGCCGCCGGGTCGGCCGCACCGGCGATTCGCGGGTTCTCGGGCGCGAAGCTCGCGGCGGAACTCGCAGGCGAACGAATCGTTGACGGCTCTCCTTCGGAAACGCAGGCCACGCGCGACGAGATGGGACTCGCCTCATACGTGCACCGTATGGGACAGCCGGGCGATCTGCGCTCGGCCAAATACGTGCAAACGCAACTCGCCGCCGCGGGTTGGGACGCCAAACTCGTCGAGTACGTGGTTCCGCTGGCCGTTCCGTACGAGCAAGTTCTGACGCTGTTGGCGCCGCACCGGCGCGCGATCGATCTCTACGAGCCCGCAGTACCCGGCGATCCGTATTCGCGCGATCACAAAGCGATCGGTATACCGTACTCCGGATACAGCCGCGACGGCGACGTCACCGGCCGCATCATCTACGCGAATCGCGCGACGCCTGCGGACTTTAAAACGCTCGCCGCCTTGCATGTGGACGTACGCGGCGCGATAATTCTCGCGCGCGGCGGCGGCGGTTCGCTCACCGGCAAAGCCTTCGAATCGGCCAAACACGGCGCGAAGGCGGTGTTGGTTTTCAGCGATCCGAGCAGCGGCGGCTATTGGAACGGGGAGACATATCCGCGCGGGCCGTGGCGTTCGCCGGGCGCGGCGATGCGCAACACAATGACGTTCACCAACGATCCGGGCGATCCGACGGCGATCGGTATTCCGGTTCCGGGCGCGCCGCATAAACCGTTCTCGGCGATCAAACTGCCGTCGATCCCCGAGATGCCGATCACCGCCAACGTCGCGCGCGAACTCTTGCGCGTGCTCGGCGGTCCCACGGGTCCCGTTGACTGGCACCCCGGCTTCGCGTTTCCGCTGCACCTGGGCGGCGTCGCGCGCGCGCATTTCGTTTTGAAATCGAAGCGGTGGTTCGGTCCGATGTGGGATGTGATTGCGACGATGCGCGGCCGGGATCCAAAACAACTCGTCGTCGTCGGCGGCCACCGCGATGCCTGGACGTACGGCGCGGTCGATCCGATCAGCGGAACAGTCGATCTCCTGCAGCTCGGCCGGGCCTTCGGCAAACTCAAAAAAACGGGATGGGTCCCGCAGCGCAGCATCGTTATCGGCTCCTGGGACGGCGAAGAGCTCAATCTTTTCGGCAGCGATGAATGGGTCGCGCAGCACGAAGCGGAGTTGCGCGCGGGCTGCGTTGCCTATATGAACACCGACGAAGTGGCGTTCGGGCCGCGCTTCGGCGCCTATGCGACGCCCGATCTCTACGGCATGCTGCGCGACGCCGCCACCGCGGTGCGCGCGCCCGACGGGCGAATGCTCGATGCGTATTGGCACGATCAGGATTCCAAGCGCGCCGTCGAGGCCATCGGCGGCGGCAGCGACCACGAGCCGTTCGTCTATCACGAGAACCTGCCGGGCGCGGGCGCCGGTTTTGGCGGCCCGTTCGGTACCTATCACTCGGCGTACGACGATCCGTCTTCGCTGCGCTTGTTCGATCCGGGCATGCATCGCGCGGCTTCGATCGCTCGTTACACCTCGGTCGTGGTGATGCGTTTGGCCGACGCAACCTATCCGGATCTACGTCTGGGCGATGTGGCGCAGACGCTGGCCGATCGGATCGCGATCTTTGCAAAGGCGACGGATGCTCCGGCGCGTCGCGCCACGGTCGCCGCCGACCTGGGCGCGCAATCGGCCGCGTTCGTAACCGCCGCTAAAGCGCTCGACGCGCGCGCCGACGCCGATCTCGCGCGCGGCGACGCCGCCGCCGCGGCGGCGGACTATGGAAGCCTGCGCGCGGCCGAGGGCGCGTTCTACGATGCATCCACCGCGAAATGGCAGCGAAGCCTGTTGTACGATGTATCGGGATACGCATCGACCACGCTTCCCACACTCGAAACGACGCTCGACGCATCCGGCGGCGACGCCGCCCTGCGCCAACTCGACGATGCTTTCAAAGCCGCGACGCAAGCGGCGTCTCAGGGAGAATCGCACACGTGAAAAAATTCCTCGTCTCTTTGCTCCTAGCGTCGCTTGCGGGAATGGTGATTCCCGTCGGCGCCGCCGCCGCGGCATCGAAAGCGCCGCCCAAGGCGGCCGTGGCGGCGACGCCCGAGCCGTCGCCGGCCGACGAAACGCCCGACGCCGTAACGGAACACTCGGTTACCGTCGACGGTCGCGCGATTGCGTATACCGCCCGCGCCGGCACGATCACGCTGCGCAACGAGAAGGACGAACCGACCGCGCGCGTCTTTTACACGGCCAACACCGTCGCCGGCGATCCGACGTCGCGACCCGTGACGTTCATTTACAACGGCGGCCCCGGCAGCTCCACGATGTGGCTGCGCATGGGATCGTTCGGACCGGTTCGCGTGCTCGCATCGGACGGTAAGCCCTCGGGACCGCCGCCGTACCGCATCGTCGACAACCAGTATACGCTGCTCGACAAAAGCGATTTGGTCTTCATCGACATGCCCGACAGCGGCTTCGGACGCATCGTCGGCGCCGGCACGCCGAAAACGTTCTTCGGCGTCGATCAAGACGTGGCGGCCTTCGGTCAATTCATTCAACGGTACATCACCAAATTCGATCGCTGGAATTCGCCCAAGTTCATATTTGGAGAAAGCTACGGCACGACGCGCTCGGCCGCGCTCTCCGATTATCTCCTCAACCACGGTATCGCGCTTAACGGCGTCGTGCTGCAATCCTCGATTCTCAACTTCGGGCTCGATTATGCCAACGGCGATCCGATCGGCGGCGGCGATTGGCCTTACGTGCTCTATCTGCCGACCGAAGCTGCGACGGCCTGGTATCACAACAAGATTCGCAACAAGCCGGCGGACCTCCCGAGCTTCCTCGCCGGCGTGCAGCAGTTTGCGATGGGCGAATATTTGAGCGCCCTCGAACGCGGCGACCGGATTAGCACGTCGGAACGCGACGACGTCGTGCGCAAGCTCAGCGGGTATCTCGGAATCCCCGAGCAGTACGTTCGCAATTCGAACCTTCGCGTGCCCTACGCGCGGTTCGAACAGGAACTGCTGCGTTCGCAAGGGGTCGTCGTGGGCCGTTTGGATGGGCGTTATCAAACCTACACGCTCGACGCGGCCGGCGACGAAGGGCCGGCTTGGGATCCCACCGATTCATCGATCGACGCTCCCTACACGACCGCGATCAATCAATACCTGCGCGCCGATCTGAAATACGCCACGGCGCTGCAGTACCGGCCGAACATCTACGACATCATCTACGCCAACGGCAGCTCGTGGGACTTCACGCACAACAAACGCGAGCCGACCAACGTCGCCCCCGACCTCGCCGAGGCGATGACGCAGAACCCCCGCCTCAAGGTCTTTTCGGCAAACGGCTATTACGATTTCGCAACGCCGTATTTTGCGACCGTCTACACGCTCAAGCACTTGAATCTCGCGCCGGCGCTGCAAAAGAACATTACCTTCGGATTTTATCAATCGGGGCACATGATCTATCTCAACGAGCCCTCGCTCGCGCAGATGAAATCGGACCTCGCTCGCTGGTACGATAGCGCCTTGGGGCGTTAGGAGAAGGCTGCACATGAAAACCGTCAAGAGACTCCTCGCCCTCGCGAGTGCCCTCGCGCTCGTCGCGGCGGCCCCGGCCGCGCACAAGAAGCCGGTGATTCCGCCGGCAACGCCGGATGCGGTAACGCATCACGTCGCTCGCGTTGCGGGCCAATCGATTCGGTATACGGCGCGCGCCGGAACGGTCACCCTGCGTAACGACAAGAACCAAATCAGCGCGCGGATGTTTTACGTGGCCTACACGAAGGACGGCAGCGATCTGGGTAAGCGCCCGGTAACGTTTTTTTATAACGGCGGCCCGGGCAGCTCGACGATCTGGCTGCACATGGCATCGTTCGCTCCCGTGCGCGTCCTCACGACCAATGCCGGATCCACGGCGCCGGCCCCGTTCCAGCTCGTTAACAACGACTACAGCTTGCTCGACAAGAGCGATCTGGTCTTTATCGACGCCCCGAATACGGGCTATAGTCGCGTCATCGGCTACGGCGAACCCAAAGATTTCATGGGCGTCGACCAGGACGCTCGCGCCTTCACGCAATTCATTGAGCGATATATCTCACAATTCGACCGCTGGAATTCTCCCAAGGTTCTTTTCGGGGAGAGCTATGGAACGACGCGCGACTGCGTGCTCGTAAATATGCTTCAAGAGGCCGGCGTCGAGATGAACGGCGTAGTTCTGCAATCGTCGATTCTGAATTTCGGTTTGGGCGGCTTGGGCGGCGGCCAGCAAATCGGCGGCGGCGACTGGGCCTACGTGACGTACCTGCCGACCGAAGCGGCGACCGCGTGGTACCATCACAAAGCGGCGAGTCACGGTCAAAGCCTCACTACGTTCTTGCGCGGCGTCGAGCAGTTCGCGAGCGGCCAATATCTCCACGATCTCGCGCAAGGCTCCGATCTCCATGGGGCCGAGTACGATTCGGTGGTTGCCAAACTTCACGAGTATCTCGGGCTCTCGACGCAGTATATCCGCGACTCGAATCTGCGCATCTCGTATCCCCGCTATATGCAGGAGCTTTTGCGCAACGGCGACCGAATCGTCGGACGCTACGACT
It includes:
- a CDS encoding long-chain fatty acid--CoA ligase, with protein sequence MQSEQRPDRATLPAIIRHALAQSRSDVLVERGGEAWAGISSERLLERVENLACAIRDAGLAAGDRVALVSVNRIDWIVADFAALFAGCVVVPIFPTQALDHVRFILEDSDAKLLFVDTPEAVARLRTLAMVLPPIVIFDPGTDESLAQFETRGAAARARLPGAPAIFEAQLTPDDLAILIYTSGTTGVPKGVMLSHDNLAFTAQSSFGYAFESIERNAAVLSVLPFSHIYEHCIIYGYMIAGVRHHISHSADELLADLRHVRPYAMTAVPRIFERMLAGIMGKALAAGGARARLVPWAIAAGRDYMTAKTRGVRPGAALALRYLLARALVLKKIRPLLGLDRLAFFVSGSAPLHVDTAMTFLGFGVTVLEGYGPTECSPVVTVNRLESNRFGTVGRPIPGVQIKLAADGEILVRGANVMRGYYKDASATAAVMEDGWYRTGDVGEIDADGFLKITDRKKELFKTSGGKFVAPARVESAIKRSVSIAQVLLVGDGRPHPAALIAPDWPLVRAELGLDAALPVDELAKRPDVVAFLTNEVRKATADLATFEQVRRIVVLPHELTVEAGELSPTLKVKRRVVEERYKAEIERAYAASVPRNEGA
- a CDS encoding helix-hairpin-helix domain-containing protein, which gives rise to MTRILLIGAGIVFAAIAIWHRPPHGGALALAQSTSPRAPAAAMRRHGAATRGGPLVVYVVGAVAHPGLYALADGARAAEAVRRAGGLLPAADPMAINLAERLSDGEELAVVRLGEIVPARARAPSRTRQRRSRSVTHTAPAAPIELNAADAASLERLPGIGPTLAARIVAYRELNGPFGSLDELADVAGMTDRRIEQVSPFLLVH
- a CDS encoding M28 family peptidase, which codes for MKLVRFSAATMAALFAFTAAGSAAPAIRGFSGAKLAAELAGERIVDGSPSETQATRDEMGLASYVHRMGQPGDLRSAKYVQTQLAAAGWDAKLVEYVVPLAVPYEQVLTLLAPHRRAIDLYEPAVPGDPYSRDHKAIGIPYSGYSRDGDVTGRIIYANRATPADFKTLAALHVDVRGAIILARGGGGSLTGKAFESAKHGAKAVLVFSDPSSGGYWNGETYPRGPWRSPGAAMRNTMTFTNDPGDPTAIGIPVPGAPHKPFSAIKLPSIPEMPITANVARELLRVLGGPTGPVDWHPGFAFPLHLGGVARAHFVLKSKRWFGPMWDVIATMRGRDPKQLVVVGGHRDAWTYGAVDPISGTVDLLQLGRAFGKLKKTGWVPQRSIVIGSWDGEELNLFGSDEWVAQHEAELRAGCVAYMNTDEVAFGPRFGAYATPDLYGMLRDAATAVRAPDGRMLDAYWHDQDSKRAVEAIGGGSDHEPFVYHENLPGAGAGFGGPFGTYHSAYDDPSSLRLFDPGMHRAASIARYTSVVVMRLADATYPDLRLGDVAQTLADRIAIFAKATDAPARRATVAADLGAQSAAFVTAAKALDARADADLARGDAAAAAADYGSLRAAEGAFYDASTAKWQRSLLYDVSGYASTTLPTLETTLDASGGDAALRQLDDAFKAATQAASQGESHT
- a CDS encoding PadR family transcriptional regulator, translated to MSHRVDEVLKGPIKSKTVFPVLILHLVAVQPDHGYGLMQRIDALCGGLIAVNTNKIYPLLRRLEERGFLSATWDHPTKRSRRIYSITPEGQARLARIKDGMLPYLETIVTAVSALKYELYGSA